TGTAATGTGGTATGGAATATTTATAGGAGCTGGAATGGCATTAGCCATAATGCTCGCAAGTTATACATGTAAGTATAGAGATGTTGATTATGACTCTCTACTAGATGTAGTGCTTTTTTCTCTACCAATTGGTATTATAGGTGCAAGGCTATATTATGTAGCTTTTCAGTTCGATGATTACAGAAATAATTTATTAGATATATTTAATATTAGAGGAGGCGGACTTGCAATTCATGGTGGAATTCTGTTTGCCTTAGTAACTGCATTTATAATAGCAAAGCGTAAGAAGATGAATTTCTTTAAAATGACAGATGTTGCTGCGCCAACAATTATTATTGCACAATCTATTGGCAGATGGGGAAATTTTTTCAATTCAGAAGCCCATGGTGGTCCAGTATCCTATGAGTTTATTAAGAAATTTCCGAAATTCATACAGCAAGGTATGCATATAGAAGGAGTTTATTATCATCCTACTTTCTTATATGAATCACTATGGGATTTCGCTGTGTTTATAATACTAATGATTCTTTTAAGGAAAAATAAAAAAGTTGGGATTGTATTTTTTACTTATATTGGACTGTATTCTATTGGTAGATTTTTCATAGAGGGTCTAAGAACAGATAGCTTAATGTTTGGACCTTTACGAATTGCTCAGATAGTGAGTTTATGTGGAATTGTAGTCTGGGTGGGATTTTTAATTTTATCTAGGTATAAAAAAGTAGAACTTTAATATATTCAGGAGGAATATCAATGACAAGTACTATATTGTTTATTCTAATAGGAATCGTTGCAGGAGTATTAAGTGGAATGTTTGGTATAGGTGGAGGAGTTATAATTGTACCTGCATTAATGTTTTTATGTGGCTTTAGCCAGCTAAAAGCCCAAGGAACTTCTCTGGCCATATTATTGCCACCTGTTGGAATAATTGCATTTATGGAATATTATAAAAAAGGCCAAGTTAATGTTAAAGCTGGCCTTTTAATAGTAATTTTTCTAGTAATTGGGTCAGTATTTGGATCTAAGTTAGCTCAAAATATCCCTACTGAGGTATTAAAAAAAGGCTTTGGTATATTAATGCTTTTAATATCTCTTAAAATGATATTTTCAAAATAAATTTTATATTGCCTTAATCTTTGTTGCATTTTATGGTACTTGAATTAAACTGGAAAAATTTAAATGAGCATCAGTGGTCATAAATAGCTACTGATGCTCATTTTGTTTATGGTAAGCACAAACTTCCCTATAGTTCCTTATTTAAAATAATGGTC
This DNA window, taken from Clostridium estertheticum, encodes the following:
- the lgt gene encoding prolipoprotein diacylglyceryl transferase — its product is MIRSDCMNPVAFYIFGFGVMWYGIFIGAGMALAIMLASYTCKYRDVDYDSLLDVVLFSLPIGIIGARLYYVAFQFDDYRNNLLDIFNIRGGGLAIHGGILFALVTAFIIAKRKKMNFFKMTDVAAPTIIIAQSIGRWGNFFNSEAHGGPVSYEFIKKFPKFIQQGMHIEGVYYHPTFLYESLWDFAVFIILMILLRKNKKVGIVFFTYIGLYSIGRFFIEGLRTDSLMFGPLRIAQIVSLCGIVVWVGFLILSRYKKVEL
- a CDS encoding sulfite exporter TauE/SafE family protein, whose amino-acid sequence is MTSTILFILIGIVAGVLSGMFGIGGGVIIVPALMFLCGFSQLKAQGTSLAILLPPVGIIAFMEYYKKGQVNVKAGLLIVIFLVIGSVFGSKLAQNIPTEVLKKGFGILMLLISLKMIFSK